The Streptomyces sp. NBC_01244 genome contains a region encoding:
- a CDS encoding AMP-binding protein → MTQGSEPFTHSGRRARDTVLSRFERWARDTPGAQALAAGAESLTYGQLDARANQSARHLLDRGLPERAVVAVCSAPRAELLVLLLGILKAGAAYTVIDVENPRTGQRQLAAARPFALLADAADQARLDDGGDLRVIRTGGDHAVATAGLPTDPPDRAPRGETAAVLFTAGADRRAVSLSHERFLAAHEGWARVAGPVPEDRHLITAAPDLTGFAAGWTRALCEGGALVLPEGPRWTPESLRRAVDAERVTVLHTDPGTATQLLVRDREASLSRTLHRPDEGLRSLRMVTVTGDRLYLDEQAALLARLRPGARLLNVYGPTEAAGVGARFELPQLAGPLDGSEELSLIGAAFPGCELDVRDGQIHLTVPGGGEPIPTGDLGAPRADGLLEFRGRIRDRLTADGTSLDPHPVESAIRSHEAVGAALLAEVKGAGTGVNARPRLVAFLAPAAENDAWPPGSDLPDGGELRRHLAGRLPGVMMPSAVVRLPRIPRDRAGREQRAALPMPPGRAGDDRGGDGGGGGKYGGRYVRSDSGPNIAGWAGVIFFIAVGLVLVAGFTMLLTMIFWPGSTDLSGVPNPYATLFFLLYMCECWAFAAGVWFLFAGRSRMRRHGRRGPRITAAAHLAIVYLLAAWWPQDNFYRLAAKQDWPQQAALVYAFNIPLMIAAGVVAVYASRPPLSAFDVESDPVSASASGPASGPASASGPTSVPAQAPVRDGVRADDPAG, encoded by the coding sequence CTCTCCCGCTTCGAACGCTGGGCCCGCGACACCCCCGGAGCCCAGGCCCTCGCCGCGGGCGCCGAAAGCCTCACCTACGGACAACTCGACGCACGCGCCAACCAGTCGGCCCGCCACCTCCTCGACCGCGGACTGCCCGAACGGGCCGTCGTCGCCGTGTGCTCCGCCCCGCGGGCCGAGCTCCTCGTCCTCCTCCTCGGCATCCTCAAGGCCGGCGCCGCCTACACCGTCATCGACGTCGAGAACCCGCGCACGGGGCAGCGCCAGCTCGCCGCCGCCCGCCCCTTCGCCCTGCTCGCCGACGCCGCGGACCAGGCCCGCCTCGACGACGGCGGCGACCTGCGGGTGATCCGCACCGGCGGTGACCACGCGGTCGCCACCGCCGGACTGCCCACCGACCCGCCGGACCGGGCACCGCGAGGGGAGACGGCCGCCGTGCTGTTCACCGCGGGTGCGGACCGGCGGGCCGTCTCGCTCTCCCACGAACGGTTCCTCGCCGCCCACGAAGGCTGGGCCCGGGTCGCGGGGCCGGTACCCGAGGACCGGCACCTGATCACCGCCGCCCCGGACCTCACCGGCTTCGCCGCCGGATGGACGCGGGCCCTGTGCGAGGGCGGCGCCCTCGTCCTGCCCGAAGGCCCGCGCTGGACACCCGAGTCACTGCGCCGCGCCGTCGACGCCGAGCGGGTCACCGTCCTGCACACCGACCCGGGCACCGCCACCCAGCTCCTCGTCCGCGACCGGGAGGCCTCCCTGTCGCGGACCCTGCACCGTCCCGACGAGGGGCTGCGGTCGCTGCGCATGGTCACGGTCACCGGCGACCGCCTCTACCTCGACGAGCAGGCCGCGCTGCTCGCCCGGCTGCGGCCCGGAGCCCGGCTGCTCAACGTCTACGGGCCCACCGAAGCGGCGGGCGTCGGCGCCCGCTTCGAACTCCCGCAGCTCGCCGGCCCCTTGGACGGGTCCGAGGAGCTCTCGCTGATCGGAGCCGCCTTCCCCGGCTGCGAACTGGACGTGCGCGACGGGCAGATCCACCTCACCGTGCCCGGCGGCGGCGAACCGATCCCCACCGGCGACCTCGGAGCGCCGCGCGCCGACGGCCTGCTGGAGTTCCGGGGCCGGATCCGCGACCGGCTCACCGCCGACGGAACGTCCCTCGACCCCCATCCCGTCGAGTCCGCGATCCGCAGCCACGAAGCGGTCGGCGCCGCGCTCCTGGCCGAGGTCAAGGGGGCCGGTACGGGGGTGAACGCGCGGCCGAGGCTCGTCGCCTTCCTCGCCCCGGCCGCGGAGAACGACGCCTGGCCCCCGGGCTCCGACCTCCCCGACGGCGGGGAACTCCGCCGCCACCTGGCGGGCAGGCTTCCGGGGGTCATGATGCCGAGTGCCGTGGTCCGGCTGCCCAGGATCCCCCGGGACAGGGCCGGCCGCGAGCAGCGGGCCGCGCTCCCGATGCCGCCGGGGCGGGCCGGGGACGACCGCGGCGGCGACGGGGGTGGGGGCGGCAAGTACGGCGGTAGGTACGTGAGGAGCGACTCGGGGCCCAATATCGCCGGATGGGCCGGCGTCATCTTCTTCATCGCGGTCGGGCTGGTCCTGGTGGCCGGCTTCACCATGCTCCTGACCATGATCTTCTGGCCCGGTTCCACGGACCTCTCCGGCGTCCCGAACCCGTACGCGACGCTCTTCTTCCTCCTCTACATGTGCGAATGCTGGGCTTTCGCGGCCGGCGTGTGGTTCCTGTTCGCCGGCCGGTCCCGGATGCGCCGCCACGGGCGCCGCGGCCCCCGCATCACCGCGGCCGCCCATCTGGCGATCGTCTACCTGCTGGCCGCGTGGTGGCCGCAGGACAACTTCTACCGGCTGGCGGCCAAACAGGACTGGCCGCAACAGGCCGCGCTCGTCTACGCCTTCAACATCCCGCTGATGATCGCCGCCGGGGTCGTGGCGGTCTACGCCTCCCGTCCGCCGCTCAGTGCCTTCGACGTGGAGTCGGATCCGGTGTCGGCCTCGGCGTCGGGTCCGGCGTCGGGTCCGGCATCGGCGTCGGGTCCGACTTCGGTTCCGGCGCAGGCACCGGTCCGGGACGGGGTCCGGGCCGACGATCCGGCCGGCTGA
- a CDS encoding DUF350 domain-containing protein: MSDIINGLGRTTAFGGVGLVLLILGIVLVDVLTPGKLPKQIWEERNRNASVMLSSALLGIGGIVFTSIWTTYDSFGKGLLSTAAFGLLGLVLMAVAFLVLDLVTPGKLGAIVVDPEPHPAVWVTASCNLAVAAIVAASIA, encoded by the coding sequence ATGAGCGACATCATCAATGGACTTGGCCGCACCACCGCATTCGGCGGTGTCGGCCTGGTGCTGCTCATCCTCGGCATCGTCCTGGTGGACGTGCTGACCCCCGGCAAGCTGCCGAAGCAGATCTGGGAAGAGCGCAACCGGAACGCCTCCGTGATGCTCTCCTCGGCGCTGCTCGGCATCGGCGGCATCGTCTTCACCTCGATCTGGACCACGTACGACAGCTTCGGCAAGGGCCTGCTCTCCACGGCGGCGTTCGGACTCCTCGGCCTGGTCCTGATGGCCGTGGCCTTCCTGGTGCTGGACCTGGTGACCCCGGGCAAGCTAGGCGCCATCGTGGTCGACCCCGAGCCGCACCCCGCCGTGTGGGTGACCGCCTCCTGCAACCTCGCGGTCGCCGCGATCGTGGCCGCCTCGATCGCCTGA
- a CDS encoding acyltransferase family protein, producing MSATMTATATTPSILTRARAAAGRIDAKTPAHRDRAIDGLRALALLAVPTGHWLLGGFTLDADGALHNASPLSAFGGLAPASWVLQMLGVFFLVGGYAAALSFRRHTGSAGAWLKGRIARLGRPVLGVTAVWALAAPVLYAAGVPEATLRTGAKLVIQPLWFVGVYVVVTALTPYCVRAAHRFGGWAAAPLLASVAVVDFLRYGPFADSVPGWVALVNILPGWLFAYQLGVDWGEGRIGRRGGLLLLAGGGALFAALLMVFHYPASMVGVPGEARTNSHPPSLLVLALASVQSGAAILLRDRLARLLARPVLWAPVVVINLCAMTILCWHQTAMLTAAVPGSFAGALAGLTTAPDSVGWIVARLAWMPVFAALLVAIARYARRFERPPAGLTRSTAVRRTVAGLLAAGFAVFALGLA from the coding sequence ATGAGCGCGACCATGACCGCGACGGCGACCACGCCGTCCATCCTCACCAGGGCCCGGGCGGCCGCCGGCCGGATCGATGCGAAGACCCCCGCCCACCGGGACCGGGCGATCGACGGGCTGCGGGCGCTGGCCCTGCTGGCCGTTCCGACCGGGCACTGGCTGCTCGGCGGGTTCACCCTCGACGCCGACGGGGCCCTGCACAACGCCAGCCCCCTCTCCGCCTTCGGCGGCCTGGCCCCGGCCAGTTGGGTGCTGCAGATGCTCGGCGTCTTCTTCCTCGTCGGCGGCTACGCCGCGGCGCTCTCCTTCCGGCGGCACACCGGATCGGCCGGGGCCTGGCTGAAGGGCCGGATCGCCCGGCTGGGGCGGCCGGTGCTCGGGGTCACGGCGGTGTGGGCGCTGGCCGCGCCCGTGCTGTACGCGGCCGGAGTGCCCGAGGCCACCCTGCGGACCGGGGCGAAGCTGGTGATCCAGCCGCTGTGGTTCGTCGGGGTGTACGTGGTGGTCACCGCGCTGACCCCGTACTGCGTGCGCGCCGCGCACCGCTTCGGCGGCTGGGCGGCGGCCCCACTGCTCGCCTCGGTGGCCGTCGTGGACTTCCTGCGCTACGGGCCCTTCGCGGACTCGGTGCCCGGGTGGGTGGCGCTGGTGAACATCCTGCCGGGCTGGCTGTTCGCGTACCAGCTCGGCGTGGACTGGGGCGAGGGCCGGATCGGGCGGCGCGGGGGCCTGCTGCTGCTGGCGGGCGGGGGCGCGCTGTTCGCGGCCCTGCTGATGGTCTTCCACTACCCGGCGTCGATGGTCGGTGTGCCGGGTGAGGCCCGGACCAACTCGCATCCGCCGTCGCTGCTGGTACTGGCCCTGGCCTCGGTCCAGTCGGGCGCCGCGATCCTGCTGCGGGACCGGCTGGCCCGGCTGCTGGCCCGGCCGGTGCTGTGGGCCCCGGTGGTCGTGATCAACCTGTGCGCGATGACGATCCTGTGCTGGCACCAGACGGCGATGCTGACGGCCGCCGTACCGGGGTCGTTCGCGGGCGCCCTGGCCGGGCTGACGACGGCGCCGGACAGTGTGGGGTGGATCGTGGCGCGGCTGGCATGGATGCCGGTGTTCGCGGCGCTGCTGGTGGCCATCGCCCGCTACGCCCGCCGCTTCGAGCGGCCTCCAGCAGGCCTGACGCGGTCCACGGCGGTGCGCCGCACCGTGGCGGGCCTGCTGGCGGCCGGGTTCGCGGTGTTCGCACTGGGGCTGGCGTAG
- a CDS encoding alpha/beta hydrolase, with product MRRFAKTLVTAALAATVVAGTAGWASADALSAVTGPPPGAAAWRADTMSGQPLPDPARATPLEVARFFAGLDGSRARDLVRAHPLVVGHLDGAPLPLRYEANRLAVTATGEPRFASLAAPGRQILAFDPRGRGTVAEVFGDLGRAAHVSVIVPGSDNDATTYDRPRAAHTGPAGMARALWSATGEGVAVIAWTGYTTPVGVGLDTARGRLAQAGAVRLARFTEGLDAVGAPDPVLFCHSYGSVVCGLAARHTDATDIVAFGSPGMRSGSVEGLRTGARVWAARGPSDWISDVPNVEFAGLGHGADPTSAAFGARRIDAADVAGHTGYFTPGTRSLKAFAAIATGAAR from the coding sequence ATGCGCCGCTTCGCAAAGACACTGGTCACGGCCGCACTGGCGGCGACCGTCGTCGCCGGCACCGCGGGATGGGCCTCCGCGGACGCCCTGTCCGCGGTCACCGGCCCGCCGCCGGGCGCCGCCGCCTGGCGGGCCGACACGATGTCCGGGCAGCCGCTGCCGGACCCGGCGCGGGCCACGCCCTTGGAGGTCGCGCGGTTCTTCGCCGGGCTGGACGGGTCCCGGGCACGGGACCTCGTACGGGCCCACCCGCTGGTGGTGGGCCATCTGGACGGGGCTCCGCTCCCCCTCAGGTACGAGGCCAACCGGCTGGCCGTGACGGCGACCGGCGAGCCCCGCTTCGCTTCGCTGGCCGCGCCCGGCCGGCAGATCCTGGCCTTCGACCCGCGCGGTCGGGGCACCGTCGCCGAGGTCTTCGGCGACCTGGGGCGGGCCGCGCACGTCTCGGTGATCGTGCCGGGCTCGGACAACGACGCCACCACCTACGACCGCCCGCGGGCCGCCCACACCGGCCCGGCGGGCATGGCCCGCGCCTTGTGGTCCGCGACCGGGGAGGGCGTCGCCGTCATCGCCTGGACCGGCTACACCACCCCCGTCGGGGTGGGGCTGGACACGGCCCGCGGGCGGCTGGCGCAGGCGGGCGCGGTCCGCCTCGCCCGGTTCACCGAGGGGCTCGACGCGGTCGGCGCACCCGATCCGGTGCTGTTCTGCCACAGCTACGGCTCGGTGGTCTGCGGGCTGGCGGCCCGGCACACGGACGCCACCGACATCGTCGCCTTCGGCTCACCGGGGATGCGGTCCGGCAGCGTCGAGGGCCTGCGCACCGGCGCCCGCGTATGGGCGGCGCGCGGGCCCTCCGACTGGATCTCCGACGTGCCCAACGTGGAGTTCGCCGGGCTCGGCCACGGCGCCGATCCCACCTCGGCCGCCTTCGGCGCCCGCCGGATCGACGCCGCCGACGTGGCGGGCCACACCGGCTACTTCACTCCCGGCACCCGCTCCCTGAAGGCCTTCGCCGCGATCGCGACGGGAGCGGCCCGATGA
- a CDS encoding response regulator transcription factor has product MTIRVIIVDDQAMVRAGFAALLSAQADIDVVGEAPDGRQGIQVSRTVHPDVVLMDVRMPEMDGLSAARELLDPPPGVVHRPKVLMLTTFDIDDYVYEALRAGASGFLLKDAPPADLIAAVRVVASGEALLAPSVTRRLIADFVERRPVPRRDPALRLNGLTPRETEVLELIARGLSNQEIAGHLVVAEQTVKTHIGRVLGKLDLRDRAQAVIFAYEAGLVRPGDTTA; this is encoded by the coding sequence TTGACCATCCGCGTGATCATCGTCGACGACCAGGCCATGGTGCGGGCGGGTTTCGCCGCGCTGTTGTCGGCGCAGGCCGACATCGACGTGGTGGGTGAGGCGCCCGACGGACGCCAGGGGATCCAGGTCTCCCGCACCGTCCACCCCGACGTGGTGCTGATGGACGTCCGGATGCCGGAGATGGACGGGCTCAGCGCCGCCCGCGAGCTCCTCGATCCCCCGCCGGGGGTGGTGCACCGGCCGAAGGTGCTGATGCTGACCACCTTCGACATCGACGACTACGTGTACGAGGCCCTGCGCGCGGGGGCCTCCGGCTTCCTGCTGAAGGACGCCCCGCCGGCGGATCTGATCGCGGCGGTACGGGTGGTCGCCTCGGGCGAGGCGCTGCTGGCTCCGTCGGTGACCCGGCGGCTGATCGCGGACTTCGTCGAGCGGCGGCCCGTGCCGCGCCGCGATCCCGCGCTGCGGCTGAACGGGCTGACCCCGCGGGAGACCGAGGTCCTGGAACTGATCGCGCGCGGGCTGTCGAACCAGGAGATCGCCGGTCATCTGGTGGTCGCCGAGCAGACGGTCAAGACGCACATCGGGCGGGTGCTGGGGAAACTGGACCTGCGCGACCGGGCCCAGGCCGTGATCTTCGCCTACGAGGCCGGGCTGGTTCGGCCGGGCGACACGACGGCCTGA
- a CDS encoding sensor histidine kinase encodes MALRTPARAAEPLLAQAPKAWQRMLPYAVTAVCVMSLLPVTIAVLTNDYKAGGGWAGALGVAQTLPLLLAVTRPLPAWGMVLLADTAGAAVLTQADRVAGHAWPWTPMVIIGYLVLMACLGLRESIRTLVGVWLATGVTGALLSAFQPDGVTNTVALLFVLSGVVLALTGALRGLGDARQKIAEQESISEAERARRTLLEERARIARELHDVVAHHMSVITVQADSAPYRLPGMAEPVREEFAAIASSARESLGEMRRLLTVLRGDEANGADRTPQPGLGRLQQLVEATVRAGQPVELALAAGAAGAAPPAVDLSAYRIVQEALANVVRHAPGASTRVSVTFDEEELLVLVVNGPARDAVVAVETSGTGHGLVGMRERVRLTGGTLDTGPLPDGGFRVAARMPINTAPEEPS; translated from the coding sequence GTGGCGCTGCGTACCCCCGCGCGGGCCGCCGAACCGCTGCTCGCGCAGGCGCCCAAGGCCTGGCAGCGGATGCTGCCGTACGCCGTGACCGCCGTGTGCGTGATGTCGCTGCTGCCGGTGACGATCGCGGTGCTGACCAACGACTACAAGGCGGGCGGCGGCTGGGCCGGGGCGCTGGGCGTGGCCCAGACCCTGCCGCTGCTGCTCGCCGTGACCCGGCCGCTGCCCGCCTGGGGGATGGTGCTGCTCGCGGACACGGCCGGGGCCGCCGTGCTGACCCAGGCCGACCGGGTGGCGGGGCACGCCTGGCCCTGGACCCCGATGGTGATCATCGGCTACCTGGTGCTGATGGCCTGCCTGGGCCTGCGCGAGTCCATCCGGACCCTGGTCGGGGTGTGGCTGGCGACCGGGGTGACCGGGGCGCTGCTGAGCGCCTTCCAGCCGGACGGGGTGACCAACACCGTCGCCCTGCTGTTCGTCCTGTCCGGGGTGGTGCTCGCACTGACGGGAGCACTGCGCGGGCTGGGCGATGCCCGCCAGAAGATCGCCGAGCAGGAGAGCATCAGCGAGGCCGAGCGGGCCCGGCGCACCCTGCTGGAGGAACGGGCCCGGATCGCACGGGAGTTGCACGACGTGGTGGCCCACCACATGTCGGTGATCACGGTCCAGGCGGATTCGGCGCCGTACCGGCTGCCCGGCATGGCGGAGCCGGTCCGAGAGGAGTTCGCGGCGATCGCGTCGAGCGCGCGCGAATCGCTGGGCGAGATGCGGCGGCTGCTGACGGTGCTGCGCGGCGACGAGGCGAACGGCGCCGACCGGACCCCGCAGCCGGGGCTCGGCCGGTTGCAGCAGCTGGTGGAGGCGACCGTACGGGCCGGGCAGCCGGTGGAGTTGGCGCTGGCCGCGGGCGCGGCCGGGGCGGCGCCGCCGGCCGTGGACCTGTCGGCGTACCGGATCGTCCAGGAGGCGCTGGCCAATGTGGTGCGGCACGCGCCGGGTGCTTCGACGCGGGTCTCGGTGACCTTCGACGAGGAGGAGCTCCTCGTGCTGGTGGTCAACGGCCCGGCGCGGGACGCGGTGGTGGCGGTGGAGACCTCGGGCACCGGGCACGGTCTGGTGGGGATGCGGGAGCGCGTACGGTTGACGGGCGGGACGCTGGACACCGGTCCGCTGCCCGACGGCGGTTTCCGGGTCGCCGCCCGCATGCCCATCAACACCGCTCCCGAGGAACCAAGTTGA
- a CDS encoding AEC family transporter → MITERRSPNGGERVRMGGAAALEKLIPVALAFGAGVFLARRKVVPAEASKAFADYAFLFAVPCYLFGNIYAADLAALFDWRAIGGYAAAAALAVAAVAAASAAAGLRDPRAVALRVMAGVQVNTAYFAVPVFITFFGTAAPIFPVLLFQVCVLSLVVIAIMELGRTGPGSGGGPARRLGRAVSASLVTPLVLACNAGILLNLLSVHVPEVVLDGAAFVGDSASPVALFALGLHLGGIGLDVRGTTREELALIGFKCVAFPLLAWAVCGALFGVRGEWLTYLVLIAAMPTPQNLFIFAQRYDVGVDLSAAVVIKSSLVALLLLPLWLQTLSP, encoded by the coding sequence GTGATCACCGAACGGCGATCACCGAACGGCGGGGAGCGGGTACGCATGGGCGGGGCGGCCGCGCTCGAGAAGCTGATACCGGTGGCGCTGGCCTTCGGCGCGGGCGTGTTCCTCGCGCGCCGCAAGGTGGTCCCCGCGGAGGCCTCCAAGGCCTTCGCCGACTACGCCTTCCTCTTCGCGGTCCCGTGCTACCTGTTCGGCAACATCTACGCCGCGGACCTCGCCGCCCTCTTCGACTGGCGGGCCATCGGCGGCTACGCGGCGGCCGCCGCCCTCGCGGTCGCGGCCGTCGCCGCCGCCTCGGCGGCAGCCGGACTGCGCGACCCCCGGGCCGTGGCGCTGCGCGTGATGGCCGGGGTCCAGGTCAACACCGCCTACTTCGCCGTCCCCGTGTTCATCACCTTCTTCGGCACGGCGGCGCCGATCTTCCCGGTGCTGCTCTTCCAGGTCTGCGTGCTGTCGCTCGTCGTCATCGCCATCATGGAACTGGGCCGCACCGGCCCCGGCTCGGGCGGCGGCCCCGCCCGGCGCCTGGGCCGCGCCGTCAGTGCCTCGCTCGTCACCCCGCTGGTCCTGGCCTGCAACGCGGGGATCCTGCTCAACCTGCTCTCCGTGCACGTCCCGGAGGTGGTTCTCGACGGTGCCGCCTTCGTCGGCGACAGTGCCTCCCCGGTGGCCCTGTTCGCCCTCGGACTGCACCTCGGCGGCATCGGCCTCGACGTCCGTGGGACGACCCGCGAGGAGTTGGCGCTCATCGGCTTCAAGTGCGTGGCCTTCCCGCTGCTGGCCTGGGCGGTGTGCGGGGCGCTGTTCGGGGTCCGGGGCGAGTGGCTCACGTACCTCGTGCTGATCGCCGCGATGCCGACGCCCCAGAACCTGTTCATCTTCGCCCAGCGCTACGACGTGGGCGTGGACCTCTCCGCCGCCGTCGTGATCAAGAGTTCCCTGGTCGCCCTCCTGCTGCTGCCCCTCTGGCTGCAGACGCTCTCCCCGTGA
- a CDS encoding S1 family peptidase gives MRRTLTVAAATAALLLPGGPLPEAEAGTAPAQAPAQAPATDRWSAREAESFWTPDRMASAVPISRGGAPAAVDGTGRDFDGIPVVGRMFVMKGGGAYFCTASVVASPGRDLVLSAAHCLLGTDARQVAFVPQYTAQNPQPYGMFPVLRDAAGRSKVWIDPRYRQLGADKGAALDVAFAQVGPDADGFPVEDVVGGNRLVTGATYAHKKVSLIGYPASAARPRLCVNRTTKFTSTDPGIPGSFLRIDCTGYPGGTSGGPFLTGFDERTETGDVVGVIGGWKTGGDTPDTSYSSYFGADIRKLYEKALAGARVA, from the coding sequence ATGCGACGTACGTTGACGGTGGCGGCGGCCACGGCCGCCCTGCTGCTGCCCGGCGGGCCCCTGCCCGAGGCCGAGGCCGGCACCGCCCCGGCGCAGGCCCCGGCGCAGGCCCCCGCCACCGACCGGTGGTCGGCCCGGGAGGCGGAGTCGTTCTGGACCCCCGACCGGATGGCGTCCGCGGTCCCCATCAGCCGGGGCGGCGCCCCGGCGGCGGTGGACGGGACCGGCCGGGACTTCGACGGCATCCCGGTCGTCGGCCGGATGTTCGTCATGAAGGGCGGCGGGGCGTACTTCTGCACCGCGAGCGTGGTCGCCTCCCCCGGCCGCGACCTGGTGCTCAGCGCGGCGCACTGCCTGCTCGGGACGGACGCCCGGCAGGTGGCCTTCGTACCGCAGTACACGGCCCAGAACCCCCAGCCGTACGGGATGTTCCCGGTCCTGCGCGACGCGGCCGGCCGCTCCAAGGTCTGGATCGACCCGCGCTACCGGCAGCTCGGCGCGGACAAGGGCGCAGCCCTCGACGTGGCCTTCGCCCAGGTCGGCCCGGACGCCGACGGCTTCCCCGTGGAGGACGTGGTGGGCGGCAACCGCCTGGTCACCGGCGCCACGTACGCGCACAAGAAGGTCTCGCTGATCGGCTATCCGGCTTCCGCCGCCCGGCCCCGGCTGTGCGTGAACCGGACCACCAAGTTCACCAGCACCGATCCGGGGATCCCCGGATCGTTCCTGCGGATCGACTGCACCGGCTACCCGGGCGGCACCAGCGGCGGCCCGTTCCTGACCGGCTTCGACGAGCGGACCGAGACCGGCGACGTGGTCGGGGTGATCGGCGGCTGGAAGACGGGCGGGGACACCCCCGACACCTCCTACAGCTCCTACTTCGGCGCCGACATCAGGAAGTTGTACGAGAAGGCTCTCGCCGGGGCGCGGGTGGCGTGA
- a CDS encoding FAD-binding oxidoreductase — translation MTLHRRQVLAGAAAGVLAPIGSTAPAAARTTTRTTTRTTTRRADPDYGALARALDGRVVTAGDRDYDEARQLFQPRYDTVRPGAVAYPAHPGDVTACLDFARRSAVPVVPRGGGHGYAGWSTREAGLVIDTGAMAEVAAESGTGVRIGAGARLGEVNSVLAARGVAVPTGLCPSVGIAGLTLGGGLGLSSRSWGAACDRLTGVTVVTPDGTVREVGADREPDLFWALRGGGGGNFGVVTGFRFRTHPVSDCAFAELRWSAADSPAVLRGWQRWLRALPDPFWSQVEFTVDGGPLGAPALRVLCLDGGPTELERQLTRLSDLVGGPPRDAWTVVRGYADTVRAMAGCLDRNPAECRLPGTLPGRDPLGRLGRDSYAARSDFWDPDGLSGPAASAVLAALRRYAGSVPRGGFGVVQFDGVCGGALNRIPARATAFAHRSAGFLAQYLVYWPGSAPAAVIGRHQGWLDALWQDLRPWAGGAAYQNYADPKLTGWREAYYGPNLARLEEVRRRYDPDRLLRFPQAV, via the coding sequence ATGACCCTCCACCGCCGCCAGGTGCTCGCGGGAGCCGCCGCGGGCGTCCTCGCCCCGATCGGCTCGACTGCCCCTGCGGCGGCCCGCACGACGACCCGTACGACCACCCGTACGACGACCCGCCGCGCGGACCCGGACTACGGGGCGTTGGCCCGGGCCCTCGACGGCCGGGTGGTGACGGCGGGCGACCGGGACTACGACGAGGCCCGGCAGTTGTTCCAGCCCCGCTACGACACGGTCCGGCCGGGCGCGGTGGCCTACCCCGCGCACCCGGGGGACGTGACCGCCTGTCTGGACTTCGCCCGGCGCTCGGCCGTCCCCGTGGTGCCGCGCGGCGGCGGCCACGGCTACGCGGGCTGGTCCACCCGTGAGGCCGGACTCGTCATCGACACGGGCGCCATGGCGGAGGTGGCCGCGGAGTCCGGGACCGGGGTCCGGATCGGTGCGGGCGCCCGGCTCGGGGAGGTGAACTCCGTCCTCGCCGCGCGGGGCGTGGCCGTCCCGACGGGGCTGTGCCCTTCCGTCGGCATCGCCGGTCTCACCCTCGGCGGCGGGCTGGGCCTCTCCTCCCGCTCCTGGGGCGCCGCCTGCGACCGGCTCACCGGGGTGACCGTCGTGACCCCCGACGGGACGGTCCGCGAGGTCGGCGCCGACCGCGAGCCCGATCTGTTCTGGGCCCTGCGCGGCGGCGGGGGCGGCAACTTCGGGGTGGTCACCGGGTTCCGCTTCCGCACCCACCCGGTCTCCGACTGCGCCTTCGCGGAACTGCGCTGGTCCGCCGCCGACTCCCCCGCCGTCCTGCGCGGGTGGCAGCGCTGGCTCCGGGCGCTGCCCGATCCGTTCTGGAGCCAGGTCGAGTTCACCGTGGACGGCGGCCCGTTGGGCGCCCCGGCCCTGCGGGTGCTCTGCCTGGACGGCGGGCCGACGGAGCTGGAGCGGCAACTGACCCGGCTGTCCGACCTGGTGGGCGGTCCGCCCCGGGACGCGTGGACCGTCGTGCGCGGTTACGCGGACACCGTCCGGGCGATGGCCGGCTGCCTGGACCGGAACCCCGCCGAGTGCCGCCTGCCGGGCACCCTGCCGGGACGCGATCCCCTGGGGCGGCTCGGCCGCGACTCCTACGCCGCCCGGTCCGATTTCTGGGACCCGGACGGGCTGAGCGGACCGGCCGCCTCGGCGGTACTGGCCGCCCTGCGGCGCTACGCCGGGAGCGTGCCGCGCGGCGGGTTCGGCGTGGTGCAGTTCGACGGGGTCTGCGGCGGAGCCCTCAACCGGATCCCGGCGCGGGCCACCGCCTTCGCGCACCGTTCGGCGGGGTTCCTCGCCCAGTACCTCGTCTACTGGCCCGGTTCTGCTCCGGCCGCCGTCATCGGCCGGCACCAGGGCTGGCTGGACGCGCTCTGGCAGGACCTGCGGCCCTGGGCGGGCGGAGCCGCGTACCAGAACTACGCCGATCCGAAGCTGACCGGCTGGCGCGAGGCCTACTACGGGCCGAACCTGGCCCGCCTCGAAGAGGTCCGCCGCCGCTACGACCCGGACCGGCTGCTGCGCTTCCCCCAAGCCGTATAA